In Chryseobacterium lactis, a single genomic region encodes these proteins:
- a CDS encoding aminopeptidase P family protein: MFSAQTYQERREILKGSVDHGILLFLGNIENPVNFEDNAYYFRQDSTYLYYFGIQEPKIAAIIDIDENKTIVFGDELSIDDIVWMGRQETLKEKSFKAGVQDTLPYSQLFNYIQKVQSSGRKVHYLPPYQSSNKIILSDLLGIKISELQPSVEMIKAIVKQRSVKEAQEIVQIENAVNVSNEMHLLAMRTAKPGIKEYEIANAIQYLAANKECQMSYPPIVTINGGILHNHYRLNTLQSGDLFLNDSGAETAMGYAGDLTRTFPVDNTFSTKQKEMYEIVLNAFNNAQQLLKPGIRFKDIHLKASQYLVEGLIDLGLMKGNPEEAVKNHAHTLFFQCGLGHMMGLDVHDMEDLGEQYVGYTEEEPKDTQTFGLKSLRLGRALEPGFVLTVEPGIYIIPELIDIWQAENKNADFINYDKVNEYRNFGGVRIEDNFLITNDGYRLLGNGLIKTVEEIENYRSEHLS, from the coding sequence ATGTTTTCAGCACAAACGTACCAAGAGAGAAGAGAAATCTTAAAAGGCAGTGTAGATCATGGAATCTTACTGTTTTTGGGAAATATTGAAAATCCCGTGAACTTTGAAGATAATGCGTATTATTTTCGCCAGGATAGTACCTACTTATATTATTTTGGAATTCAGGAGCCTAAAATTGCTGCTATTATCGATATTGATGAAAATAAGACGATTGTTTTCGGAGATGAATTAAGTATTGATGATATTGTATGGATGGGCAGACAGGAAACTCTAAAGGAGAAAAGTTTTAAAGCCGGCGTACAGGATACTTTGCCTTATTCACAACTTTTCAACTATATTCAGAAAGTGCAGTCTTCTGGCAGAAAGGTGCATTATCTCCCACCGTACCAGTCTTCCAATAAAATTATACTGAGTGATTTGCTTGGAATTAAAATCTCGGAATTACAACCGTCTGTTGAAATGATCAAAGCGATTGTAAAGCAGCGTTCCGTGAAAGAAGCACAGGAAATAGTACAAATAGAAAACGCTGTGAATGTTTCTAATGAAATGCATCTACTGGCTATGCGTACTGCAAAACCGGGTATTAAAGAATATGAAATCGCAAACGCTATTCAATACCTTGCAGCAAATAAAGAATGCCAGATGTCTTACCCTCCTATTGTAACCATCAACGGAGGTATTCTTCATAATCATTATCGCCTCAATACCTTACAAAGCGGCGATCTTTTCCTCAATGATTCAGGAGCTGAAACGGCGATGGGATATGCCGGAGATCTAACCCGAACTTTCCCTGTTGATAATACTTTTTCTACAAAGCAAAAAGAAATGTATGAAATTGTACTGAATGCTTTTAATAACGCACAGCAACTTCTGAAGCCGGGCATCCGATTCAAAGATATTCACTTGAAAGCTTCTCAATATCTGGTTGAAGGCCTTATTGATCTGGGATTGATGAAAGGCAACCCAGAGGAAGCCGTGAAAAACCATGCCCATACCCTATTTTTTCAATGCGGGCTGGGACATATGATGGGGCTGGATGTTCATGATATGGAGGATCTTGGAGAGCAATATGTGGGTTATACTGAAGAAGAACCAAAGGATACTCAAACTTTCGGACTAAAGTCTTTGCGTCTGGGAAGAGCTTTAGAACCTGGATTTGTTTTGACGGTAGAACCCGGTATTTACATAATTCCTGAACTTATCGATATATGGCAGGCTGAAAATAAAAATGCTGATTTTATTAATTATGATAAAGTGAATGAATACAGGAATTTCGGTGGGGTACGTATAGAAGATAATTTTCTGATTACGAATGACGGATACAGACTTTTAGGAAATGGATTGATTAAAACCGTTGAAGAAATTGAAAACTACAGATCAGAACACTTATCTTAA
- a CDS encoding alpha/beta hydrolase family protein, translated as MQTVTDNFYTGWNELYIGDMAEDGYLYVSLENRGTPAPRGREWRKSVYRKIGQLNIRDQAMGAKAVFAKWPYADTSRVAVWGWSGGGSSTLNLLGQYPEIYQTGIAIAPVANQLFYDNIYQERYMGLPQENREDFVNGSPLAYAKNLKGNLLLVHGTGDDNVHYQNTEVYINELVKYNKQFQLMSYPNRTHAIDEGEGTSLHLATLFTKYLKEHCPPGGK; from the coding sequence ATGCAAACGGTAACCGACAATTTTTATACCGGCTGGAATGAATTATATATCGGAGATATGGCTGAAGACGGCTATTTATATGTTTCTCTGGAAAACAGGGGAACGCCGGCTCCACGAGGCCGTGAATGGAGAAAGTCTGTTTACCGTAAAATCGGACAGCTTAATATCCGTGATCAGGCAATGGGTGCTAAAGCCGTATTTGCAAAATGGCCCTATGCAGATACTTCCAGAGTGGCAGTATGGGGATGGAGCGGCGGTGGCTCTTCAACCTTGAATCTACTGGGACAATATCCGGAAATTTATCAGACAGGAATTGCCATTGCTCCTGTAGCCAATCAGCTATTCTATGATAACATCTATCAGGAAAGATATATGGGACTTCCCCAGGAAAACAGGGAAGATTTTGTAAACGGCTCTCCACTGGCATATGCCAAAAATCTAAAAGGGAATCTTTTATTGGTACACGGAACGGGAGATGATAATGTACACTATCAGAATACTGAAGTCTACATTAATGAACTGGTGAAGTACAACAAGCAATTCCAGTTGATGTCTTATCCTAATAGGACTCACGCTATCGACGAAGGAGAAGGAACATCTCTTCATCTGGCTACATTATTTACCAAATATTTAAAAGAACATTGTCCTCCAGGAGGAAAATAA
- a CDS encoding AraC family transcriptional regulator, with product MKSLQFSVPADTNKSIRIQEDIMPNFYPYFHRHTETQIMWILKGHGTLAIEQNLFNFEAGDIFYLGANQSHVFKGAFNENEKQKVHAISIFFDPDKKIAAFFDLPEFEELKNFIEHSKVGFQVAAKLKSNIAESMAALQKTQGIEQIIDFIKILNHLMQNRHLHIPLSSEKNLPNHISDNDQRIIDAQNYIKKNFTQQKLTLDLIAKEACMTPQAFCRSFKKHTRITYIQYLNELRVQRACRLLTSSSMYNISSVAFNSGFTSLTNFNRVFKSIMKYPPKEYLKHYKEATTDHE from the coding sequence ATGAAGAGTCTTCAATTTTCTGTACCTGCTGACACCAACAAAAGTATCCGCATACAGGAAGATATTATGCCAAATTTCTATCCTTACTTCCATCGTCACACGGAAACTCAGATTATGTGGATTCTTAAAGGACATGGAACACTGGCTATAGAACAGAATCTTTTCAATTTTGAAGCAGGAGATATTTTCTATCTGGGAGCCAATCAGTCTCATGTTTTTAAAGGAGCTTTTAATGAAAACGAAAAACAAAAGGTTCATGCCATTTCTATATTCTTTGATCCTGATAAAAAAATAGCAGCATTTTTTGATCTTCCTGAATTTGAAGAGCTTAAAAATTTCATCGAGCACTCAAAAGTAGGTTTTCAGGTGGCAGCAAAATTAAAATCAAATATAGCAGAAAGTATGGCTGCCCTACAAAAAACACAGGGCATAGAACAGATTATAGACTTTATAAAGATTTTAAATCACCTGATGCAGAACAGGCATTTACATATTCCTTTATCCTCAGAAAAGAACCTGCCTAATCATATTTCGGATAATGACCAGCGGATTATAGATGCTCAGAATTATATTAAGAAAAATTTCACCCAGCAGAAACTCACCCTTGATCTGATTGCGAAAGAAGCTTGTATGACTCCACAGGCATTTTGCAGATCTTTTAAAAAACATACCAGAATTACCTATATTCAATATCTTAATGAATTACGAGTGCAGAGAGCCTGTAGATTATTAACCTCCAGCAGTATGTACAACATTTCTTCCGTTGCTTTTAACAGCGGATTCACTAGTCTTACCAACTTCAACCGGGTATTTAAATCCATCATGAAATACCCTCCAAAAGAATATCTGAAGCATTATAAAGAGGCTACTACAGACCACGAATAA